Proteins found in one Xenopus laevis strain J_2021 chromosome 1L, Xenopus_laevis_v10.1, whole genome shotgun sequence genomic segment:
- the emb.L gene encoding embigin produces the protein MRLSCISPVIIALLCGLLPLASPGNAEKWPAQSITPSDPEENDRSIHSNTVTKETIEIPGWSSETKKTKILISNATSVRLECKLSSDSGDCDVAWQHGSEKLLNATNTSENKCHTVYEFQLSDPTKIGTYSCIFNRSSEVRAEFHITVPPVKGADKPFVTYNGDSIVMKCDSSKYNPIEWIWYKVNESEKVQLNMSQGSTKYVLEHKRANETKLHVSDLSEEDDGTYICKAVFKVGESEGHVKLSVLSYMVPLKVFFIIAAEVAVLVTVILIYEMQTKKKQSQPEDQNDTEQAENLKSEESDSAETSTARQRKV, from the exons ATGCGCCTCTCCTGCATCTCCCCTGTAATAATTGCGCTACTGTGCGGCCTGCTGCCTCTGGCTTCCCCCGGGAACGCGGAGAAATGGCCCG CTCAGAGCATAACTCCCAGTGATcctgaagaaaatgacagaaGCATACATAGCAACACAGTCACTAAGGAGACTATTGAAATACCAG GCTGGTCATCAGAAACGAAGAAGACGAAAATATTGATCAGCAACGCTACAAGCGTGAGACTAGAATGCAAACTCTCCAGTGATTCTGGTGATTGTGACGTCGCCTGGCAACATggaagtgaaaagttgcttaatgcCACTAATACATCAGAAAATAAATGCCACACAGTCTATGA atTCCAATTATCAGACCCTACAAAGATTGGAACCTATAGCTGTATTTTTAACAGAAGTTCAGAAGTTAGAGCTGAGTTTCATATAACAG TACCTCCAGTAAAGGGTGCAGACAAACCCTTCGTTACTTATAACGGAGATTCCATTGTCATGAAATGTGATAGTTCCAAGTACAACCCAATAGAATGGATCTGGTACAAAGTTAACGAAAGTGAAAAG GTTCAATTAAATATGTCTCAAGGCTCAACCAAGTATGTTCTTGAACACAAGCGAGCCAATGAAACGAAGCTGCACGTTTCAGACCTATCTGAGGAGGACGATGGGACCTACATTTGCAAGGCTGTTTTTAAAGTGGGAGAAAGTGAAGGCCACGTCAAGCTTAGTGTTCTCAGCTACATGGTTCCTCTCAAGGTCTTTTTTATAATAGCAGCTGAAGTGGCCGTCCTGGTCACTGTTATATTGATCTATGAGATGCAAACCAAAAAGAAACAATCTCAGCCAG AAGATCAGAATGACACGGAGCAAGCGGAGAACCT AAAATCAGAGGAAAGCGATAGCGCTGAAACCAGCACTGCGAGGCAACGCAAAGTTTAA